The following proteins are encoded in a genomic region of Pyxicephalus adspersus chromosome 9, UCB_Pads_2.0, whole genome shotgun sequence:
- the LOC140338111 gene encoding E3 ubiquitin-protein ligase RNF182-like has translation MSAEETPTSDELECKICYQKFNAHSRKPKILNCLHRVCARCLSKILIVGGGAPCISCPFCRNETELQEDEVAGLPDDTNILSKLAERTICNSDSNEVVLTPKNLASSSPSHGSSNCLVITIMEVQRDSARTPSQNTISDYYAEHSVDSASVSSHGQIDHDLFSKLCNHVPRILVWLLGFFYFGSLPLGIYLLVIQKVTLGIVCVSLVPSSLTVCLVYGFCQCLCQGMCDCSARS, from the coding sequence ATGAGCGCAGAGGAGACGCCAACATCGGACGAGCTGGAATGTAAGATATGTTACCAAAAGTTCAACGCTCACAGCCGTAAACCCAAGATCCTAAACTGCCTTCACCGCGTATGTGCAAGATGCCTCTCCAAAATCCTCATCGTAGGAGGAGGGGCACCGTGTATCAGCTGCCCATTCTGCCGCAACGAGACAGAACTTCAGGAAGACGAGGTCGCGGGTCTCCCGGATGACACCAACATATTGTCCAAGCTCGCAGAACGAACCATTTGTAATTCGGACAGCAACGAGGTGGTCTTAACCCCCAAGAACTTAGCATCTTCTAGCCCTTCCCACGGCTCTTCAAACTGCCTAGTGATTACCATCATGGAAGTACAAAGAGACTCCGCGAGAACGCCCAGCCAAAACACCATCTCGGACTACTATGCCGAGCACAGCGTAGACTCTGCATCTGTGAGTTCACACGGTCAAATCGACCATGACCTTTTCTCCAAGTTGTGCAACCATGTCCCCAGGATTCTGGTCTGGCTGCTGGGCTTCTTTTACTTTGGCTCTTTGCCTCTTGGGATATATTTGTTAGTAATTCAGAAAGTGACACTTGGGATTGTTTGCGTCAGCCTGGTACCTTCCAGCCTGACCGTGTGCCTGGTCTATGGCTTCTGCCAGTGCCTGTGCCAAGGCATGTGCGACTGTTCAGCCAGGAGTTGA